A region of the Rhodothermus sp. genome:
AGTACGCGCAGCGCGTGCAATGGTCCTGCCATTGCCTTCACGGGTTGATCGAAACAGAGGGTTCCCGCACCACGCCCCCCAGGCTACGCCGCAATAGCGGCATCAGCCAGGTGGCTACCGCCTTTGGCGCCTCCTTGTCGGTCAAATGACGCCAGCAATGGACACCCTGCACCAGCCCGATGCACAGCTGCGCCATCGCATCCAGCTCCAAAGTCTCCCCAAAAATACCCTGCGCCATGCCTTCTGCAATCACCTCTTTCCAGCAGTTCTCGTACTGCTGGAGTAGCGCCTCAAGGTTCATGGTGTGTACCTGCTGCAACGTCTCCCGGCTTTCACAATGCAGTAGCATCCAGCTTTCGCGATGCACCGTCAGGCTATGCAGGTGCTGTTCGACGAGGCGCGTTAGCTTCACTTCAGGCGACGCATTACTTGCCACGATCTTCCGCGCCTGCTGTATCAACTGGCAAAGCGGTGCCTCCAATACGGCACGGATCAGATCGGCTTTACTGGTCACGTAATAAAAGAGTACCCCCCGGGGCACCCCTAACTCGTCGGCCACATCCTGCAGTCGCGCCTGTCGCAGGCCCTTACGCCGGAATACCCGGGCGGCAACCCGGTAGAGTTCTGCTTCACGTCCGCTCCGAGCCATAGCGCTTCCTTTACGAGCCCCCGATACGCGGCAGGGCTCGGGGAACCGGTCCCGAACCCTGCCGTCCGGGTTGTGGTTCAACGACCGCCTACAGTGTAGGTGAGACGTGTGGTGATGAGCCGCCCCATCTTGGGCGCCCCAATGTACTCGCGACGCTCGTTGTTGAGCACGTTCTGCGCCAGCACATCGATGCGCAGACCAGGCGTCAGGCGACTCAGATCGTAACCCAGTCCCAGATCGAGCAGGAAGTAGCTGTTGATCGTGCCGGTAAAGATGCCCGAACGTACCTCAAACTTGTCCACATAACGACCGGCCAGACTGATCGACAGCCCGGAGGGTGCCCTGTATTCAACCCCTCCGTTCACCTTGTAGCGCGGCGCGTTCATCGAGATCTCGCGCCCGGTCCCCGGCTCACCCAGCTCCT
Encoded here:
- a CDS encoding TetR/AcrR family transcriptional regulator, giving the protein MARSGREAELYRVAARVFRRKGLRQARLQDVADELGVPRGVLFYYVTSKADLIRAVLEAPLCQLIQQARKIVASNASPEVKLTRLVEQHLHSLTVHRESWMLLHCESRETLQQVHTMNLEALLQQYENCWKEVIAEGMAQGIFGETLELDAMAQLCIGLVQGVHCWRHLTDKEAPKAVATWLMPLLRRSLGGVVREPSVSINP